The Deltaproteobacteria bacterium genome contains the following window.
TGCGTGGACTGATCAAACGGGGGATGCGGACGCCCGTGACGATTACTACCGATGGGGCGGGAGGATTAACCAAAGCGATTGATGCGATATGGCCCAAATCCTTACGTATTCGCTGTTGGTTTCACACGAGGCAAAACTTCCAGCAGAAAGTCCCGGCCCGGGCGTGGCCCGAGGTCAAAGCGTTGTTGGTAGATATGCGCGATGCACCGAGTCGGGAGAAAGCCGAGCAGAGACGGGACGCGATTGTGGAGCAGTATCAACGAGAGTTTCCCGAACTGTGTCGCTGTTTGCTCGATGATGCCGACGCCAGTCTCAATCATCTGGCCGTGCCGCAACGTCATCAACAATACGTGCGCACCTCCAATCTGGTAGAACGCGCCTTTGTCGAAGAACGCCGGCGCACCAAAGTGATTCCGCATCTCTGGGAGGAAGGGGATGTAGTGATGTTGGTCGTTGGGGTCTTAATTCGCGTCAGTGAGCGGTGGAGTAAGAAGTGTTTCAGTGCGTTTGAACAACAACAGATTCGCAGCTTGCGTGAACAACTCAAGCTCGACGAACAGGAGGTGAGTCCCGGAGACATATCACACCCAGTCCAGACCCGTAGAAGTGCCGCGTCTGCTGCCTAACTTTAGGTTACAGGGATTAGGGGACTTGACCGGGTAGTTTTTTATCCAAGCCTCAATTGGCGCGGATTTCCCCTCGTGAGGAGCCGCGTGTTCGTCATGCCCGCGCAGGCGGGCATCCAGGAGCTTCACCCCTGAACGATTGCGTATGCCCCCCTGGATTCCCGCATTCGCGGGCATGACGTCTCGTCTTTTCTCAGCGTAAAAGCCTACCCCTAAAAGAGGCTGTACCCGCCATCGTCGTCGACAATCCCAAATCTTGGTGTGTTCCGCATATAGGCAGGCCAACACTAACATCCGATATGACCTATACAAACGGTTTCTCCCAGGTATCAACATAAGCCATCTGCTCAACCGAATTTCGTGAAATCAGCCCATGGCCACGGAATTGCGGATAGCCGGTCGGAATCGCCGCTGCGGTTCCCCACGGCTGTGGGATTTTTAGGAGTTCGCGCACTTCAGGCTCAGCAATACATAGGAGGGTCGTGAGCGTACAGCCGAGCCCTTCCGCGCGACAGGCGAGCAAGAAGTTCTGCACGGCTGGATAGATCGATCCACCACCAACAACGGACACACGCTCAAGTTTAGCATCAGTCACAGCCAGTCCATCGGGATGAAAGCAAAAGATGCCGATCA
Protein-coding sequences here:
- a CDS encoding nitroreductase family protein, whose translation is MASVDLYEAMSTLRAVRRLRPDPIPNDVLRRVLQAATWAPSGGNRQAWRVIMVKDPVLRQRLGELYSKVATPFIQSYTARFANLPEDERKKGEKMIRSGLHLAEHFGEAPVIGIFCFHPDGLAVTDAKLERVSVVGGGSIYPAVQNFLLACRAEGLGCTLTTLLCIAEPEVRELLKIPQPWGTAAAIPTGYPQFRGHGLISRNSVEQMAYVDTWEKPFV